A stretch of Acidimicrobiales bacterium DNA encodes these proteins:
- a CDS encoding glutamine synthetase family protein, whose product MERQQEYVLRTVEERGVRLIRLWFTDVLGQLKSVAITPAELDTAFDEGVQFDGTAINGFSRVHESDVLARPDATTFELLPWAKEDEPSARMFCDIQNLDETPFAGDPRQVLRRNLDEARTQGYSFFAAPEVEFFYFASGDPALGKPVPLDKASYFDLTTSDVSSDLRKRTIHMLEAMGIPIEYSFHEDSPSQHEIDLRYTEALDVADNLMTMRLVVKKIALERDCYATFMPKPLNGVQGSGMHTHLSLFKDGENAFHDGDHPYGWSETARMFTAGVLHHAREITAVTNQLVNSYKRIAETSEAPPYVAWARNNRSALVRVPVRKKGKPESARIEYRAPDPACNPYLAFSLLLAAGMRGITERYELPEETNVNLFDLSDRERKDIGIEPLPRSLDEALDVMEGSDLVRKTLGDHIFEWFLRNKRTEWAEYQSQVTPFELERYLPST is encoded by the coding sequence ATGGAGCGCCAACAGGAATACGTCCTGCGCACGGTCGAAGAACGCGGTGTCCGGCTGATCCGGCTGTGGTTCACCGACGTCCTGGGCCAGCTCAAGTCGGTGGCGATCACACCGGCCGAACTCGACACCGCATTCGACGAGGGCGTGCAGTTCGACGGCACGGCGATCAACGGCTTCAGCCGTGTCCACGAATCCGACGTGCTCGCCCGTCCCGACGCGACCACGTTCGAGCTGCTGCCGTGGGCGAAGGAGGACGAGCCGTCCGCCCGCATGTTCTGCGACATCCAGAACCTGGACGAGACCCCGTTCGCCGGCGACCCCCGCCAGGTCCTGCGCCGCAATCTCGACGAGGCCCGCACCCAGGGCTATTCGTTCTTCGCCGCGCCGGAGGTCGAGTTCTTCTACTTCGCCTCGGGCGACCCGGCCCTCGGCAAGCCGGTCCCGCTCGACAAGGCGTCGTACTTCGACCTGACCACGTCGGACGTGTCGAGCGATCTGCGCAAGCGCACGATCCACATGCTCGAGGCCATGGGCATCCCGATCGAGTACTCGTTCCACGAGGACTCGCCGAGCCAGCACGAGATCGACCTCCGCTACACGGAGGCGCTCGACGTCGCCGACAACCTCATGACGATGCGCCTCGTCGTCAAGAAGATCGCACTGGAACGGGACTGCTACGCGACGTTCATGCCGAAGCCGCTCAACGGTGTCCAGGGCTCGGGCATGCACACCCACCTCTCCCTGTTCAAGGACGGCGAGAACGCCTTCCACGACGGCGACCACCCCTACGGCTGGTCCGAGACCGCCCGCATGTTCACCGCCGGCGTGCTGCACCACGCCCGCGAGATCACTGCGGTCACCAACCAGCTCGTCAACAGCTACAAACGCATCGCCGAGACCTCCGAAGCGCCGCCCTACGTCGCCTGGGCCCGCAACAACCGATCGGCGCTGGTGCGGGTGCCGGTCCGCAAGAAGGGCAAGCCGGAGTCCGCCCGCATCGAGTACCGGGCCCCGGATCCGGCGTGCAACCCCTACCTCGCGTTCTCGTTGCTGCTGGCCGCCGGCATGCGGGGCATCACCGAGCGCTACGAGCTCCCCGAGGAGACGAACGTCAACCTCTTCGATCTGAGCGACCGTGAGCGCAAGGACATCGGTATCGAGCCGCTGCCCCGCTCGCTCGACGAGGCACTCGACGTGATGGAGGGGTCGGACCTCGTCCGCAAGACCCTCGGCGACCACATCTTCGAGTGGTTCCTGCGCAACAAGCGCACCGAGTGGGCCGAGTACCAGTCGCAGGTCACGCCGTTCGAGCTGGAGCGCTACCTCCCGAGCACGTGA
- the glnII gene encoding glutamine synthetase GlnII, translated as MAYQAEYLWIDGSEPTREIRGKTRILADGKEPGIWGYDGSSTNQATGDNSDVVLQPVFQCPDPIRGGDNILVLCETALTADLSPHPTNTRAAAREALEKYGDQEPWFGLEQEYTLINPKTGWPAGFPPNGFPAPQGPYYCGVGALKIHGRDLIEQHTQACIDAGLAISGTNAEVMPGQWEFQIGPADTVTVGDHLWIARYLLYRLAENYEVEVSIEAKPMKGDWNGAGMHTNFSTKAMRESYDPIIAACEAMGADGAVERHLAGYGPGIEDRLTGDHETQRYDQFSYGVSDRGASIRIPWQVAQDGKGYIEDRRPNANADPYVVSTLLTNTICSALA; from the coding sequence ATGGCCTATCAGGCTGAATACCTGTGGATCGACGGCAGCGAGCCGACCCGAGAGATCCGCGGCAAGACCCGAATTCTCGCCGACGGCAAGGAGCCCGGCATCTGGGGGTACGACGGCTCCAGCACCAACCAGGCGACCGGCGACAACTCCGACGTCGTCCTCCAGCCGGTTTTCCAGTGCCCGGACCCGATCCGGGGCGGCGACAACATCCTCGTCCTCTGCGAGACGGCCCTGACGGCCGACCTGTCGCCGCACCCGACCAACACCCGTGCCGCGGCCCGCGAGGCGCTCGAGAAGTACGGCGACCAGGAGCCCTGGTTCGGTCTCGAGCAGGAGTACACCCTCATCAACCCGAAGACCGGGTGGCCGGCCGGTTTCCCGCCGAACGGTTTCCCCGCGCCCCAGGGCCCCTACTACTGCGGTGTCGGCGCCCTCAAGATCCACGGTCGTGACCTGATCGAGCAGCACACCCAGGCGTGCATCGATGCCGGTCTGGCGATCTCGGGCACCAACGCCGAGGTCATGCCCGGCCAGTGGGAGTTCCAGATCGGCCCGGCCGACACCGTCACGGTCGGCGACCACCTCTGGATCGCCCGCTACCTCCTCTACCGTCTCGCCGAGAACTACGAGGTCGAGGTGAGCATCGAGGCCAAGCCGATGAAGGGCGACTGGAACGGCGCCGGTATGCACACCAACTTCAGCACGAAGGCGATGCGCGAGTCGTACGACCCGATCATCGCCGCCTGCGAGGCCATGGGAGCCGACGGCGCCGTCGAGCGCCATCTCGCCGGCTACGGCCCCGGCATCGAGGATCGCCTCACCGGCGATCACGAGACCCAGCGCTACGACCAGTTCAGCTATGGCGTGTCGGACCGCGGTGCGTCCATCCGCATCCCGTGGCAGGTCGCCCAGGACGGCAAGGGCTACATCGAGGACCGTCGCCCGAACGCCAACGCCGACCCGTACGTGGTGTCGACGCTGTTGACGAACACCATCTGCAGCGCGTTGGCGTAA
- a CDS encoding NADP-dependent oxidoreductase, protein MTDLTLADMPDPLVRSNRQVVLRHRPDGMLKHDDVEVVDGPMPELGDGQVLIRMVYLQMDAAVRSWLDEGEGYLPAVEIGAPVRGGGMGRIIESRHPDYTPGMWCGGGLPGWQDWVVADGDDPFVNAFPADHDAVFQIAVIASAAATAYFGLTDLGEIEEGDSVLISAAAGSTGSVAVQTARNLGATVVGIAGSDEKCRWVESIGAEVCLNRRTEDLAARLKEIRPKGFDIYFDNVGGDILDLALRRLAIGARVVIIGAISMYNEKGRPPGPSNYLNLINKQAKMVGFQGMAYVQRYPEAWDRMWEWRREGKMDFEIDLRYGLENCVDQLNALFTGANTGKAMVQIAEDPGPGPY, encoded by the coding sequence ATGACCGACCTCACCCTGGCCGACATGCCCGACCCCCTGGTGCGATCCAACCGCCAGGTCGTGCTGCGCCACCGCCCCGACGGGATGCTGAAGCACGACGACGTCGAGGTCGTCGACGGGCCGATGCCCGAGCTCGGTGACGGACAGGTGCTGATCCGGATGGTGTACCTCCAGATGGACGCCGCCGTGCGCTCCTGGCTCGACGAGGGCGAGGGCTACCTCCCGGCTGTCGAGATCGGCGCTCCCGTTCGTGGCGGCGGCATGGGGCGGATCATCGAGAGCCGCCATCCCGACTACACCCCGGGCATGTGGTGCGGCGGCGGGCTGCCGGGCTGGCAGGACTGGGTGGTCGCCGACGGCGACGACCCGTTCGTCAACGCGTTCCCGGCGGACCACGACGCCGTGTTCCAGATCGCCGTCATCGCATCGGCCGCAGCGACCGCTTACTTCGGCCTCACCGACCTCGGTGAGATCGAGGAGGGCGACAGCGTCCTCATCTCGGCCGCGGCCGGATCCACCGGGTCCGTCGCGGTGCAGACCGCTCGCAACCTCGGGGCCACCGTCGTGGGGATCGCGGGCAGCGACGAGAAGTGCCGGTGGGTCGAGTCGATCGGCGCCGAAGTCTGCCTCAACCGCCGCACGGAGGACCTCGCCGCCCGCCTGAAGGAGATCCGCCCGAAGGGCTTCGACATCTACTTCGACAACGTCGGCGGCGACATCCTCGACCTCGCCCTGCGCCGCCTCGCCATCGGCGCCCGCGTGGTCATCATCGGCGCCATCTCGATGTACAACGAGAAGGGGCGCCCGCCCGGCCCGTCGAACTACCTCAACCTCATCAACAAGCAGGCGAAGATGGTCGGCTTCCAGGGCATGGCCTACGTGCAGCGCTATCCCGAAGCCTGGGACCGCATGTGGGAGTGGCGCCGCGAGGGGAAGATGGATTTCGAGATCGACCTCCGGTACGGCCTCGAGAACTGTGTCGACCAACTGAATGCGCTCTTCACCGGCGCGAACACCGGCAAGGCGATGGTCCAGATCGCCGAGGACCCCGGCCCCGGTCCGTACTGA
- a CDS encoding pyridoxal-dependent decarboxylase yields MHGDGSTSDDVAAAVLAYAAERIALAPPPLDGPRPAAELTADAGTTITPTGIGGIEAMRIFAEVLAPACISSDHPRMLSFVPAAPTRAAVLFDLVVGASSIYGGSWMEGAGAIHAENEALRWIADLAGMPADAGGVFVSGGTAGNLSALLVARWRWRHEADGTHDRTRGLILASARAHSSIDQAAQAMDADVRLVPTVDGRLQGADVAAAIDAMDDEDRDRLFAIVATSGTTNGGLIDDLAGIADACEASGAWFHVDGAYGGAALAAPSVRDRFVGIERADSFIVDPHKWLFAPFDSCALLYRTPRFARAAHAQKAAYLDVLHEADDWNASDYAHHLSRRVRGLPLWFSLATHGTDAYRDAIETGLAVAHAGAGRIRELPHLELVVEPELSIVVFRRIGWTPEQYRTWSDAQLAAGSSFVVPTTWEGETVLRYCVVNPTTTANDLEAIFDSLR; encoded by the coding sequence ATGCACGGGGACGGCTCCACCTCCGACGACGTCGCGGCGGCCGTGTTGGCCTACGCCGCCGAGCGGATCGCGCTGGCGCCACCGCCGCTCGACGGCCCGCGCCCCGCGGCCGAACTGACCGCCGACGCCGGGACGACGATCACCCCGACCGGCATCGGCGGCATCGAGGCGATGCGCATCTTCGCGGAGGTCCTCGCGCCGGCGTGCATCTCGTCGGATCACCCGCGCATGCTCTCGTTCGTGCCCGCGGCGCCGACGCGCGCCGCGGTCCTCTTCGACCTCGTCGTCGGCGCCTCGAGCATCTATGGCGGCTCGTGGATGGAGGGCGCCGGCGCGATCCACGCCGAGAACGAGGCGCTGCGCTGGATCGCCGACCTCGCGGGCATGCCGGCGGACGCGGGCGGCGTCTTCGTCAGCGGCGGCACGGCGGGCAACCTCAGCGCGCTCCTCGTGGCGCGCTGGCGCTGGCGCCACGAGGCGGACGGCACCCACGACCGCACCCGGGGGCTGATCCTCGCGTCGGCCCGGGCCCACTCCTCGATCGACCAGGCCGCGCAGGCGATGGACGCCGATGTCCGGCTGGTCCCCACCGTCGACGGACGACTCCAGGGCGCGGACGTCGCCGCAGCGATCGACGCGATGGACGACGAGGATCGAGATCGCCTCTTCGCGATCGTCGCGACGTCGGGCACGACGAACGGCGGCCTGATCGACGATCTCGCCGGCATCGCCGACGCCTGCGAGGCGAGCGGCGCGTGGTTCCACGTCGACGGCGCCTACGGCGGCGCCGCGCTGGCCGCGCCCTCGGTGCGGGACCGGTTCGTGGGGATCGAACGCGCCGACAGCTTCATCGTCGATCCGCACAAATGGCTGTTCGCCCCGTTCGACTCGTGCGCCCTCCTCTACCGCACGCCCCGCTTCGCCCGGGCCGCCCACGCCCAGAAGGCGGCGTACCTCGACGTGCTCCACGAGGCCGACGACTGGAACGCGAGCGACTACGCCCACCACCTCTCCCGCCGGGTCCGGGGGCTCCCCCTCTGGTTCAGCCTTGCGACCCACGGCACGGATGCGTACCGCGACGCGATCGAGACCGGGCTCGCCGTGGCCCACGCCGGCGCGGGGCGGATCCGCGAGCTTCCCCACCTCGAACTCGTGGTCGAGCCCGAGCTCTCCATCGTGGTGTTCCGCCGGATCGGCTGGACCCCGGAGCAGTACCGAACCTGGAGCGACGCACAGCTCGCGGCCGGCTCGTCGTTCGTCGTACCGACCACCTGGGAGGGCGAGACGGTCCTGCGCTACTGCGTCGTCAACCCCACCACGACCGCGAACGATCTCGAGGCGATCTTCGACTCGCTCCGCTGA
- a CDS encoding NAD+ synthase, producing the protein MDSGLHEGVPTHLRVAICQVNPTVGDLDGNVGLALAALAEAEDAGADVAVLPEMMITGYPPEDLVLKPGFVADCRASLEKFAAQTRRCAVVIGFADGDPGTGRAIPDVAGVEHFNGVWNAVAVCAEGRVFGTYHKRHLPNYDVFDELRHFRPGDESLALFEIAGVPVGVTLCEDSWIPDGPVTQLARGGARLVLNVNGSPFRTGKQAVREGVISERVLESGVPVVYANLVGGQDELIFDGGSFVVAENTDGAAVVARCASFSEGVDVFDVELPPVRATMDRYRTITVSPTPRAARTVLPSPMVPRLDPLAEQWEALVMATRDYVRKAGFTSVCLGISGGVDSSLTAAIAVDALGPSNVHGILLPSRYSSDHSLDDAHQLAANLGIATHVVPIEPAHAALTEMLLPHVADGAIEVGDLTDQNLQARIRGVVWMAMANEHDWLALTAGNKSEAAVGYSTLYGDTAGAYAVIKDVWKLGVYELGRWRNEVAIAENGSPLIPLNVLAKAPSAELRPGQTDDQSLPPYEVLDPILQAYVEDDRTVAEIIALEIADRAVVERVCRLVDLAEFKRRQTPLGARISKKAFGRDRRMPIINRYRG; encoded by the coding sequence ATGGACTCCGGCCTGCACGAGGGCGTGCCGACGCATCTGCGGGTGGCGATCTGTCAGGTCAACCCCACGGTCGGGGACCTCGACGGCAATGTCGGTCTCGCGCTGGCCGCCCTGGCCGAGGCCGAGGACGCCGGCGCTGATGTCGCCGTGCTCCCGGAGATGATGATCACCGGCTATCCGCCGGAGGACCTCGTCCTCAAGCCCGGGTTCGTGGCGGACTGTCGGGCGTCGCTCGAGAAGTTCGCCGCGCAGACCCGCCGGTGCGCCGTGGTGATCGGCTTCGCGGACGGCGATCCCGGCACCGGGCGGGCCATCCCGGATGTCGCCGGTGTCGAGCACTTCAACGGCGTGTGGAACGCGGTGGCGGTCTGCGCCGAGGGCCGGGTCTTCGGCACCTACCACAAGCGCCATCTGCCGAACTACGACGTGTTCGACGAGCTGCGGCACTTCCGGCCGGGCGACGAGTCGCTCGCCCTCTTCGAGATCGCGGGCGTGCCGGTGGGCGTCACGCTGTGCGAGGACTCGTGGATTCCCGACGGTCCCGTCACGCAGCTCGCCCGCGGCGGCGCCCGGCTCGTCCTCAACGTGAACGGGTCACCGTTCCGCACCGGCAAGCAGGCGGTGCGCGAAGGGGTGATCTCGGAGCGCGTCCTGGAGTCCGGCGTCCCGGTCGTCTACGCCAACCTCGTCGGCGGACAGGACGAGCTGATCTTCGACGGTGGGTCCTTCGTCGTCGCCGAGAACACCGACGGCGCCGCGGTCGTGGCCCGCTGCGCGTCGTTCTCGGAGGGCGTCGATGTCTTCGATGTCGAGCTGCCGCCCGTGCGCGCCACGATGGACCGGTACCGCACGATCACCGTGTCGCCCACGCCGCGGGCGGCTCGTACCGTGCTCCCGTCGCCGATGGTGCCCCGGCTCGATCCGCTGGCCGAGCAGTGGGAAGCCCTGGTGATGGCCACCCGCGACTATGTCCGCAAGGCCGGGTTCACGTCCGTGTGCCTCGGCATCTCCGGGGGCGTCGACTCGTCGCTGACCGCGGCGATCGCCGTCGACGCGCTCGGCCCGAGCAACGTCCACGGCATCCTGCTGCCTTCGCGCTACTCGAGCGACCACTCGCTCGACGATGCCCACCAGCTCGCCGCGAACCTCGGGATCGCGACGCATGTCGTGCCGATCGAGCCGGCCCATGCTGCGCTCACCGAGATGCTGTTGCCCCATGTCGCCGACGGCGCGATCGAGGTCGGCGACCTCACCGACCAGAACCTCCAGGCCCGCATCCGGGGCGTCGTGTGGATGGCGATGGCCAACGAGCACGACTGGCTCGCGCTCACGGCCGGCAACAAGTCCGAGGCCGCCGTCGGCTACTCGACGCTCTACGGCGACACCGCCGGGGCGTACGCGGTGATCAAGGACGTGTGGAAGCTCGGCGTCTACGAACTCGGCCGGTGGCGCAACGAAGTGGCGATCGCCGAGAACGGCTCACCGCTCATTCCCCTCAACGTGTTGGCCAAGGCGCCCTCCGCCGAGCTGCGCCCGGGTCAGACCGACGACCAGTCGCTTCCGCCCTACGAGGTGCTCGATCCGATCCTCCAGGCCTATGTGGAGGACGACCGCACGGTGGCGGAGATCATTGCGCTGGAGATCGCCGATCGGGCGGTCGTGGAGCGGGTGTGCCGGCTCGTCGACCTCGCCGAGTTCAAGCGCCGTCAGACCCCGCTCGGCGCCCGGATCTCGAAGAAGGCGTTCGGTCGCGATCGACGCATGCCCATCATCAACCGGTACCGCGGCTAA